In the Streptosporangiales bacterium genome, GTCGTCACCGACCGACCGCTCCCTACCTGAACAGACTGCCTCATCGGTAGGGGAGTGGCCGCAACACTTAGCCCTTGTGCTAAGTGTGGTTGAGGGCTAATACTTAGCCACATGGCTCAGTATTCGGCGGTGCTCGACGGCGTGTTCGTCGCGCTTGCCGACCCGACGAGGCGTGCCGTGATCCGGCGGCTCGGTCGCGGGCCGGCTAGCGTCGGCGACCTCGCGAGCGAGGCCCCTATGACGTTGCCGTCGTTCATGAAGCACGTGCGGGTGCTGGAGTCGAATGGCCTGATCCGCACGGCGAAGTCCGGCCGGGTGCGCACCTGCGAGCTCAACCCGGAGCGGTTCGCGCTCGTCGAGGACTGGCTCACGGAGCAGCGACGCATCTGGGCGGTCCGCACCGATCGCCTGGAGCGGTTCGTCACCATCCCCAAGGAGGAGCATTGAATCTCGATCTCGATCTCGGCATCGACCGGGTCATCCGCGCGCCCCGCAAAGCCGTGTGGGATGCGTGGACCGATCCGGCCAACCTGGCGCAGTGGTGGGTGCCCGCGCCGACCCACTGTCGTGTGGAGCGTCTCGACGTCCGGCCCGGCGGCGCGTTCGTCACGCTGATGAGCGACGACGGCGACGCGTTCGTCCCGCATCTGGACGCGTGCTTCCTCGTGGTGGACGAGCTCGAACGGATCGTGTTCACCAACGCGATCGACAGCGGATGGCGTCCCACGAGCCCCGCACCGATCCTGATGACCGCCGAGGTCGTTCTGCGGGACCACCCGGACGGCACCGACTACCGGATCACCGTGCGCCACGGCGACCCGGCCGCCCGCGCCCGGCACGCCGAGCTCGGCTTCGCCGAGGGCTGGGGCAGCGTCGCCGACCAGCTCACCCGGCTCGTCGAGAGCGGGGCCGGGCGATGAAGGTCGCCGTGCTGGAGTTCATCACCCTCGACGGCGTGAGCCAGGCTCCTGGTTCGTCCACCGAGGACACCAGCGATGGTTTCACCAAGGGCGGCTGGCTCGTGCCGCACATGGACGAGGTGTTCGTCCGGCGCACGTCGGAATGGCTGGACTGCGCCGACGGCCTGCTGCTCGGCCGGCGGACGTACACGGCGTTCGCCCGCGACTGGCCGGCGATCACCGACCCCGACGACCCGTTCACCGAGCGGATGAACTCGCTGCCGAAGTACGTCGTGTCGAACACGATCGAGGCGGGGAGCTGGTCGCCGACCACGGTGCTCCGCGGCGACCCTGTGGAGGCGGTCCGCGAGCTGAAGACGCGGCCGGGGCGGGAGTTGCAGGTCCACGGCAGTGCCCGGCTCGCCAGCGCGCTGCTGTCGGCGGGGATCGTCGATACGCTCCGGCTCGTCGTGGCGCCCGCCGTGCTCGGGTCGGGCCGCCGCCTGCTCACCCATCCCGCCGCGGCTACCGGACTTCGACTCGTCCGGCACGAGGCCACGACGCGGGGTCTGCTGCTCCTCGAGTACGAGGTCACCGGCGCTGCGGTCGTTGGCGACTACGCCGGCGTCACGGATCTCCGGTAGCGGCTGACGCGGCGGCGGCAGTAGTGGATGGTAAGTGCCAGCAGCAGGGGACCCCAGATCACCATCGGTGCATACGAGACGAGCTGGACCGTCGTCGGTAGCCCTGGCTCGGTGCCGACGTCGAAGGTGGTGCCGGTGAGTGCCGCGTATGCCACGCCGCCGGTCCAGATGGCGGTCAGCCCGACCCCGCCGACAGCAGCCAGCACCGTGGGGATCCATGTCGGAATGCGCCGCCCGCGGAGCGGCGGCAGCCACGGCGGTACGACCTCGCCCCACCGCTGGACGAGCCCGAACGCGAGCAATGCGAGCAGCTCGCTGACGATGCACAGCAGGATCATCCGCACGTCGCCGAACACCGTGTCCAACCGAGACCGGTGGATCCACGCCGCGTCGTACCCGAA is a window encoding:
- a CDS encoding polyketide cyclase, whose protein sequence is MNLDLDLGIDRVIRAPRKAVWDAWTDPANLAQWWVPAPTHCRVERLDVRPGGAFVTLMSDDGDAFVPHLDACFLVVDELERIVFTNAIDSGWRPTSPAPILMTAEVVLRDHPDGTDYRITVRHGDPAARARHAELGFAEGWGSVADQLTRLVESGAGR
- a CDS encoding metalloregulator ArsR/SmtB family transcription factor — translated: MAQYSAVLDGVFVALADPTRRAVIRRLGRGPASVGDLASEAPMTLPSFMKHVRVLESNGLIRTAKSGRVRTCELNPERFALVEDWLTEQRRIWAVRTDRLERFVTIPKEEH
- a CDS encoding deaminase; the encoded protein is MKVAVLEFITLDGVSQAPGSSTEDTSDGFTKGGWLVPHMDEVFVRRTSEWLDCADGLLLGRRTYTAFARDWPAITDPDDPFTERMNSLPKYVVSNTIEAGSWSPTTVLRGDPVEAVRELKTRPGRELQVHGSARLASALLSAGIVDTLRLVVAPAVLGSGRRLLTHPAAATGLRLVRHEATTRGLLLLEYEVTGAAVVGDYAGVTDLR